In a single window of the Osmia bicornis bicornis chromosome 7, iOsmBic2.1, whole genome shotgun sequence genome:
- the LOC114878335 gene encoding aspartate--tRNA ligase, mitochondrial: MFRNGIVRKTQFLILFYTNGLCYRKLITKCRLILVACTHDLAVNTQTFMKQNVQPVNKFVWRSHTCGELRSENVGEKVQLYGWLEFSRTNKFLLLRDSYGSVQLIIPNHRKDLGMIAKNLAFESVLFVEGTVLKRPEGQENERMKTGDIEVQVVSLEVLNSAKPNLPFIIREYNKAKESTQLKFRYISLRYPELQRNLRLRSKVIMKMREYLINECDFVDIETPTLFKVTPEGAQEFIVPTQHPGQFYSLVQSPQQFKQLLMIGGCDRYFQIARCYRDEKPTHNRQPEFTQLDIEMSFVDCKGIMKLIENLILYCWPKEAGEVTIPFKHLTYTEAMEFYGSDKPDLRIPHKLHKLTEMIDHSALEQTFKMKWHENHEVYGLVFSNKHEFLTKTVKENISSLQQNYFPSVKLIQLKTSNKSLILTNIIKENIQQRLNLKEGDVFFLAYGEEFQTQSLLGKVRLQFTDILESKGEQIRISANEFLWVTDFPLFSFSTKTNKLETMHHPFTRPHPDDIQYLLENPLKVRGLHYDLIMNGSEIAGGSIRIHEAELQKKILKMLNVDESHLTHMLDALECGAPPHGGIAIGLDRFISVLCNTENIKNVIAFPKTTAGRDLMSGAPVSISDEEKTLYHIKTTEE; this comes from the exons atGTTTCGTAATGGTATAGTAAGGAAAacacaatttttaatattattttatacaaatggTTTATGTTATCGGAAA ctGATAACAAAATGTCGGTTAATATTAGTCGCCTGTACACATGATTTAGCTGTAAATACACAGACGTTTATGAAGCAAAATGTACAACCAGTCAATAAATTTGTGTGGAGAAGTCATACATGCGGAGAACTAAGAAGTGAAAATGTGGGAGAAAAAGTTCAGTTATATGGCTGGTTAGAATTTTCCAGAACTAATAAATTTCTGTTATTGAGAGATTCTTATGGTTCTGTACAACTTATCATACCTAATCAT AGAAAAGATCTAGGAATGATAGCAAAAAATTTAGCTTTCGAAAGTGTGCTATTTGTAGAAGGTACAGTATTGAAAAGACCAGAGGGTCAAGAAAATGAGAGAATGAAAACTGGAGATATAGAAGTACAAGTTGTATCCTTGGAAGTTTTAAATTCAGCAAAACCAAATTTACCATTTATTATTAGAGAATATAATAAAGCAAAGGAAAGTACTCAGTTGAAGTTTAGATATATATCCTTGAGGTATCCTGAATTGCAAAGGAATTTAAGATTGCGTTCAAAAGTTATAATGAAAATGAGGGAATACCTAATTAATGAATGTGATTTTGTGGATATAGAAACTCCAACACTGTTTAAAGTTACTCCTGAA GGTGCACAAGAATTTATAGTTCCAACACAACATCCAGGACAATTTTATTCTTTAGTACAGAGTCCACAACagtttaaacaattattaatgataGGTGGTTGTGATagatattttcaaattgcCAGATGTTATAGAGATGAAAAACCTACACACAATAGACAACCTGAATTTACACAG CTGGATATAGAAATGTCATTTGTTGATTGTAAaggaataatgaaattaattgaaaatttaatattatattgttGGCCTAAAGAAGCAGGAGAAGTAACAATTCCTTTCAAGCATCTCACATACACTGAGGCAATGGAATTTTATGGTTCAGATAAACCAGATTTAAGGATACCACACAAA cTTCATAAACTTACAGAAATGATTGATCATTCAGCATTGGAACAGacttttaaaatgaaatggCATGAAAACCATGAGGTTTATGGTTTGGTATTTTCCAATAAGCAC GAGTTTCTTACAAAGACTGTTAAGGAAAATATTTCTAGTCTACAACAGAATTATTTTCCTTctgtaaaattaattcaattaaaaacaaGTAACAAATCGCTCatattaacaaatattattaaagaaaatatacagcagagattaaatttaaaagaagGAGATGTCTTCTTCTTAGCTTACGGCGAAGAATTTCAAACA CAATCGTTATTAGGAAAAGTGCGTCTTCAATTCACAGATATATTAGAAAGTAAAGGTGAACAAATCCGTATCTCTGCAAATGAATTCTTATGGGTTACCGATttcccattattttcattcagtactaaaacaaataaattagaaaCTATGCATCATCCATTTACGCGTCCTCACCCAGATGATATTCAATACCTTCTGGAAAATCCACTGAAG GTTAGAGGATTACATTACGATTTAATTATGAATGGTTCAGAAATTGCAGGAGGTTCAATAAGAATTCATGAAGCAGAACttcaaaagaaaatacttAAGATGTTAAATGTGGACGAATCACATTTAACGCATATGCTTGATGCTCTAGAATGTGGTGCTCCACCACATGGGGGAATTGCTATAg GATTAGATCGTTTCATAAGTGTATTGTGCAAcacagaaaatataaaaaatgtgaTAGCATTCCCAAAAACTACAGCAGGACGAGATTTAATGTCAGGGGCTCCAGTTTCAATTTCTGACGAAGAAAAAACGTTGTATCATATAAAAACGACAGAAGAATAA
- the LOC114878338 gene encoding WD repeat-containing protein 82, whose amino-acid sequence MKLVDHVVRSFKVAKVFRENSDRINSIDFSPNGDTLISCSEDDQIVIYDCEKGTQVRTVNSKKYGVDLIHFTHAKNTAIHSSTKIDDTIRYLSLHDNKYIRYFPGHSKKVVSLCISPIEDTFLSGSLDKSLRLWDLRSPNCHGVMNVSGRPVAAYDPEGLIFAAGVNSEFLKLYDLRSFDKGPFVTFKLSQEKECDWTGLKFSRDGKTILISTNGSTIRLIDAFHGTPLQTFAGYLNNKGIAIEASFSPDSQFVFSGSTDGRVHVWNAETGYKVCVLNGDHPAPVQCIQFNPKYMMLASACTNMAFWLPTVDESA is encoded by the coding sequence ATGAAGCTCGTTGACCACGTGGTGAGGAGCTTCAAGGTGGCCAAGGTTTTCCGTGAAAATTCCGACCGCATAAATAGCATCGACTTTTCACCGAACGGGGACACTTTGATCTCCTGCTCGGAGGATGACCAGATCGTGATATATGACTGTGAAAAGGGCACTCAGGTGCGTACAGTCAATTCCAAGAAGTATGGTGTTGATCTAATACATTTTACCCATGCAAAGAACACCGCAATACATAGCAGTACTAAAATTGATGACACAATACGTTATCTAAGTCTGCACGACAACAAGTATATCCGATATTTCCCAGGTCACAGCAAGAAAGTTGTATCATTATGTATCAGTCCTATTGAAGATACATTTCTGTCTGGTTCTTTAGATAAATCATTAAGACTATGGGATTTACGTTCACCAAATTGTCACGGTGTGATGAACGTTTCCGGACGTCCAGTTGCTGCATACGATCCTGAAGGTCTGATTTTTGCTGCGGGCGTTAATTCAGAGTTCTTAAAATTATACGATTTGCGCAGTTTTGACAAAGGACCATTTGTTACATTTAAATTATCTCAAGAAAAGGAATGCGATTGGACAGGATTAAAGTTCAGCAGAGATGGTAAAACCATTTTGATTTCTACAAATGGTAGCACGATTCGTTTGATCGATGCATTTCATGGTACTCCATTACAAACATTTGCTGGTTACTTAAACAATAAAGGAATCGCAATTGAAGCCAGTTTCAGCCCTGACTCACAGTTTGTATTTAGTGGATCTACAGATGGCAGAGTGCACGTATGGAACGCTGAAACTGGATACAAAGTTTGCGTGCTCAACGGAGATCATCCAGCACCTGTTCAGTGTATTCAATTTAATCCAAAATATATGATGTTAGCTTCTGCCTGTACCAACATGGCATTTTGGTTACCTACCGTAGACGAAAGTGCATAA
- the LOC114878339 gene encoding plasmanylethanolamine desaturase isoform X1 — MDEIKVANLSQAASAACSMATNFLAPVKTERQIYENSMLEDDPNANSVVSTSQKDRTVPRWGPTHKGAQELANLYSTGKRTQECICIGICITLMIVNSIFILVRLRFENLSSIAIAAFCGIVTADFGSGLVHWAADTWGSVELPILGKNFLRPFREHHIDPTSITRHDFIETNGDNFMVTIPFLCKLTWDFLTLPESEIQQKFLWTCYWFLLAIFVAMTNQIHKWSHTYFGLPTWVVWLQEHRIILPRKHHRVHHVAPHETYFCITTGWLNWPLEQLRFWYILEVIIEKVIGCKPRADDLKWAQKRS, encoded by the exons atggATGAAATAAAAGTGGCAAATTTGAGCCAAGCGGCATCAGCCGCGTGTTCGATGGCTACAAATTTCTTGGCGCCAGTAAAAACCGAACGGCAGATCTACGAGAATTCAATGCTCGAGGACGATCCGAACGCTAACTCGGTGGTGTCTACTTCGCAAAAAGATAGAACCGTGCCGAGATGGGGTCCAACTCACAAGGGTGCTCAAGAACTTGCTAATCTTTACAGCACCG GAAAAAGGACGCAAGAATGCATTTGTATCGGCATCTGTATTACACTCATGATAGTTAATTCAATATTCATTCTCGTCAGGTtacgatttgaaaatttaagtTCGATAGCGATAGCAGCGTTTTGCGGCATCGTTACAGCGGATTTCGGATCTGGATTAGTTCATTGGGCCGCTGATACATGGGGCTCTGTAGAACTTCCTATTCTTGGAAAG aacTTCTTGAGACCATTTCGAGAGCATCATATTGATCCAACCAGCATAACAAGACATGATTTTATAGAAACTAACGGTGATAATTTCATGGTCACAATTCCATTCCTTTGTAAGCTAACATGGGACTTTCTCACTCTACCAGAATCAGAGATACAGCAGAAATTTCTTTGGACTTGTTATTGGTTTTTACTCGCGATTTTTGTTGCAATGACTAATcag ATACATAAATGGTCACACACGTATTTCGGACTACCTACCTGGGTGGTCTGGTTGCAGGAGCATAGAATTATATTACCTAGGAAACATCATCGCGTGCATCATGTCGCACCGCATGAAACTTATTTCTGTATTACCACTGGATGGTTGAATTGGCCATTAGAACAACTTCGATTTTGGTACATTTTAGAAGTTATTATCGAAAAAGTTATTGGGTGTAAACCAAGAGCGGATGATTTGAAATGGGCACAAAAACGATCTTGa
- the LOC114878339 gene encoding plasmanylethanolamine desaturase isoform X2 — translation MDEIKVANLSQAASAACSMATNFLAPVKTERQIYENSMLEDDPNANSVVSTSQKDRTVPRWGPTHKGAQELANLYSTGKRTQECICIGICITLMIVNSIFILVRLRFENLSSIAIAAFCGIVTADFGSGLVHWAADTWGSVELPILGKNFLRPFREHHIDPTSITRHDFIETNGDNFMVTIPFLCKLTWDFLTLPESEIQQKFLWTCYWFLLAIFVAMTNQIFFRYINGHTRISDYLPGWSGCRSIELYYLGNIIACIMSHRMKLISVLPLDG, via the exons atggATGAAATAAAAGTGGCAAATTTGAGCCAAGCGGCATCAGCCGCGTGTTCGATGGCTACAAATTTCTTGGCGCCAGTAAAAACCGAACGGCAGATCTACGAGAATTCAATGCTCGAGGACGATCCGAACGCTAACTCGGTGGTGTCTACTTCGCAAAAAGATAGAACCGTGCCGAGATGGGGTCCAACTCACAAGGGTGCTCAAGAACTTGCTAATCTTTACAGCACCG GAAAAAGGACGCAAGAATGCATTTGTATCGGCATCTGTATTACACTCATGATAGTTAATTCAATATTCATTCTCGTCAGGTtacgatttgaaaatttaagtTCGATAGCGATAGCAGCGTTTTGCGGCATCGTTACAGCGGATTTCGGATCTGGATTAGTTCATTGGGCCGCTGATACATGGGGCTCTGTAGAACTTCCTATTCTTGGAAAG aacTTCTTGAGACCATTTCGAGAGCATCATATTGATCCAACCAGCATAACAAGACATGATTTTATAGAAACTAACGGTGATAATTTCATGGTCACAATTCCATTCCTTTGTAAGCTAACATGGGACTTTCTCACTCTACCAGAATCAGAGATACAGCAGAAATTTCTTTGGACTTGTTATTGGTTTTTACTCGCGATTTTTGTTGCAATGACTAATcag atttttttcAGATACATAAATGGTCACACACGTATTTCGGACTACCTACCTGGGTGGTCTGGTTGCAGGAGCATAGAATTATATTACCTAGGAAACATCATCGCGTGCATCATGTCGCACCGCATGAAACTTATTTCTGTATTACCACTGGATGGTTGA
- the LOC114878343 gene encoding LOW QUALITY PROTEIN: mitochondrial ribosome-associated GTPase 2 (The sequence of the model RefSeq protein was modified relative to this genomic sequence to represent the inferred CDS: inserted 5 bases in 5 codons): protein MNYFRLTKNIVIYSTCWKQGTYVQECKNLNKYIFKSLCTSKWFQNQDTVPKALRNIKPKSQRDTERSVLDIKHIRAIGGKGGDGNISFLQLFSNALAGPDGGDGGHGGHVILQASINVKDLSHINSVLKAEDGEKGQNKDCFGKNAEHSIVHVPIGTIIRSLEGKIIADLNQEGMMFIAARGGAGGHGNAYFKSDVQQTPCISEYGAEGEAMQYVVEISSMAHVGLIGLPNAGKSTLLRAISRARPKXAAYPFTTLRPHLGTVLYDDYESKLQVMADLPGIISDSHXNRGLGIQFLXHIERCRILLFILDTTSNDPWKDYETLKYEITXFNVKLTNRSMLIVANKMDLPEATVRHGAVKFKLLKEKIDLPIIPVSAKTGTNISLLLXEIRILYDKDNKQKEESNVL, encoded by the exons atgaattattttcgtttaacaaaaaatatagtaatataCAGTACATGTTGGAAACAAGGTACATATGTGCAGGAATGTAAAAATCTAAACAAGtacatttttaaatcattatgTACATCCAAATGGTTTCAAAATCAAGATACTGTTCCTAAAGCTTTACGAAATATAAAACCAAAATCACAAAGAGATACAGAAAGAAGTGTTCTTGACATAAAGCAT ataAGAGCAATTGGAGGAAAAGGTGGAGATggaaatatatcatttttgcaattattttcaaatgcaTTGGCTGGGCCTGATGGTGGGGATGGCGGACACGGTGGTCACGTAATTCTTCAG GCATCGATCAATGTTAAAGATCTTTCACATATAAATAGTGTACTTAAAGCTGAAGATGGAGAAAAAGGACAGAATAAGGACTGTTTCGGTAAAAATGCCGAACACAGTATAGTACACGTACCGATAGGTACTATAATACGCAGTCtagaaggaaaaataatagCTGATTTAAATCAAGAAGGAATGATGTTTATTGCTGCGAGGGGAGGTGCCGGTGGTCATGGAAATGCATATTTTAAGTCTGATGTACAACAAACACCATGTATAAGTGAATATGGAGCAGAAGGAGAAGCAATGCAATACGTAGTAGAAATAAGTAGCATGGCACATGTAGGATTA ATTGGTCTACCGAATGCAGGTAAAAGTACATTATTAAGAGCCATATCTAGGGCTAGACCAA TAGCAGCATATCCATTCACAACATTGAGACCTCATTTAGGGACCGTATTATATGATGATTATGAGAGCAAATTGCAGGTAA TGGCTGATTTGCCGGGAATTATATCCGATTCTC AGAATAGAGGTCTCGGTATACAATTTC AACATATAGAACGTTgcagaattttattattcattttggATACTACTTCGAATGATCCGTGGAAGGATTATGAAacattaaaatatgaaatta catttaatgtaaaattaacTAACAGATCAATGCTGATTGTTGCAAATAAGATGGATTTACCAGAGGCTACGGTAAGACACGGTGCcgt gaaatttaaattactcaaagaaaaaattgatttaccAATTATTCCAGTTTCTGCTAAAACGGGTACAAATATATCTCTTTTGT AGGAGATAAGAATATTATATGATAAGGAcaataaacaaaaagaagaatcaaatgttctgtaa
- the LOC114878333 gene encoding LOW QUALITY PROTEIN: alanine--tRNA ligase, cytoplasmic (The sequence of the model RefSeq protein was modified relative to this genomic sequence to represent the inferred CDS: inserted 5 bases in 3 codons; deleted 1 base in 1 codon; substituted 3 bases at 3 genomic stop codons) — MMNAKQIRQAYIDFFKSKGHEYVHSSSTIPHDDPTLLFTNAGMNQFKPIFLGSVDPNSDMAKWVRVVNSQKCIRAGGKHNDLDXVGKEVYHHTFFXDDGKLVIGDYFKKEICTWAWEFLTVTLQLPADQLYVTYFGGDEKNNLDSDEECKEIWLSLGVPPRHILPGNMKDNFWEMGETGPCGPCSEIHYDRIGNRQAAHLVNQDDPDVLEIWNLVFIQFNRESDGSLKPLPKKHIDCGLGLERLVSVIQNKRANYDTDLFVPLFDAIQKGTGAPPYQGKVGADDKDGIDMAYRVLADHARTITIALADGGVPDNTGRGYVLRRILRRAVRYATEKLNAKPGFFGTLVNVVVELLGDVFPEVTKDPQYIIDVINEEEEQFLKTLSRGRNLLNRTITKLRSSSVLPGDVAWRLYDTYGFPVDLTQLMTEEKGLKVDMVGYEEARKQAQIISQSKSGGVDDQINLDVHAITELQNKGIKPTNDLPKYNYTVTNDKLYEEYEFAPCTGTVIALRRAKTFVDDVSSGEEVGILLDQTNFYAEQGGQYTTKDFSXSDDEDTEVRIKNVQVRGGYVLHIGTVGQGTLKKNDKVYLNVDTTRRRLLMSNHTATHVLNYALRKVLGTEVDQKGSLVAPDRLRFDFTNKGAMTAEQVKKVEEMTNSLVKENRKVYAKESSLALAKTIQGLRAMFEETYPDPVRIVSIGIPVEDLEKDPLGPSALQTSVEFCGGTHLHYTKHIEDFIIASEEAIAKGIRRMVALTGPEATKAQKKAAVLQNHLEQLQATIANDKNGTNTKETXKKIIELTDDVSRATISSWKKDHMRKMLKDLKKMLDDKERAAKTAIANSVVDTVQRIIQANVGCPVLVEILQAYSNTKALDSALKKIKAISPETSALLISVDPDVKKIFALSAVSKSAINKGLKANEWIQEIASLXGRKGGGKAESAQASGTNISCLTKLIHTAKNFANSKLGVISNNENLTNNICSQLKASQNAMCSKTSKDKLILSGNIGSIKYYRAEIVAQYNDKEVIMKECKNDGTISNNVKLEGNGVELSDSNAIXFYLANDQLRCSNDLFMSSEVLQWVSYADNHILPAVLGWVIPCITKQVPNNVKAGMKTSKEDLLSSLTKLNNILLTKTYLVGERISLADVAIFTALVPLYEHLFDSEYRIQYKNLTRWFLTILNQPQVTSILKNFQMCEKVVKH, encoded by the exons ATGATGAATGCTAAGCAAATTCGACAAGCTTATATTGACTTTTTTAAAAGCAAAGGTCATGAATATGTTCATTCTAGCTCTACAATACCACACGATGATCCAACATTATTATTCACAAATGCTGGAATGAACCAG TTTAAACCAATATTTTTAGGAAGTGTGGATCCTAATAGCGATATGGCAAAGTGGGTAAGAGTTGTTAATAGTCAGAAATGTATTAGAGCTGGAGGAAAGCACAATGATTTAG GAGTTGGAAAAGAGGTTTATCATCATACATTTTTTTGAGATGATGGGAAATTGGTCATTGGAGATTATTTTAAA AAAGAAATTTGTACTTGGGCCTGGGAATTTTTAACAGTTACATTACAATTACCAGCAGATCAATTGTATGTAACTTACTTTGGAGGTgatgagaaaaataatttagattcTGATGAAGAGTGTAAAGAGATTTGGCTTTCTTTAGG gGTGCCTCCTAGACATATATTACCAGGAAATATGAAAGATAATTTTTGGGAGATGGGAGAGACAGGTCCATGTGGACCATGTAGTGAGATACATTATGACCGTATTGGCAATAGACAGGCAGCTCATTTAGTGAATCAGGATGATCCTGATgttttagaaatttggaatcttgtatttatacaatttaatag aGAATCTGATGGATCTTTAAAACCATTGCCAAAAAAACATATTGATTGTGGTCTGGGCTTAGAAAGATTAGTATCAGTTATACAGAATAAACGTGCTAATTATGATACAGATTTATTTGTGCCCCTGTTTGATGCAATACAAAAAGGTACAGGAGCACCGCCTTACCAAGGAAAGGTAGGTGCAGATGATAAAGATGGGATAGATATGGCATATAGAGTTTTAGCAGACCATGCAAGAACTATTACAATTGCCCTTGCTGATGGAGGTGTACCAGATAATACGGGCAGAGG GTATGTGTTAAGAAGAATCTTGAGACGCGCTGTACGTTACGCaactgaaaaattaaatgctAAACCTGGTTTCTTTGGAACATTGGTAAATGTAGTTGTAGAACTTCTTG GTGATGTCTTTCCTGAAGTAACAAAAGATCCACAGTATATAATTGATGTGATCAATGAGGAAGAAGAACAATTTCTCAAAACTTTATCGCGTGGTCGTAATTTATTGAATCGTACTATAACAAAATTAAGGTCGTCAAGTGTACTCCCAGGGGATGTTGCATGGCGTTTATATGATACATATGGTTTTCCAGTGGATTTAACGCAACTTATGACCGAGGAAAAAGGATTAAAGGTTGATATGGTTGGTTACGAGGAAGCAAGAAAACAAGCTCAG ATCATTTCTCAAAGTAAAAGCGGTGGTGTGGATGATCAAATTAACTTAGACGTTCATGCGATTACCGAATTACaaaataaaggaataaaaccCACTAATGATTTACCAAAATACAATTACACAGTTACCAATGATAAATTATACGAGGAATATGAATTTGCTCCGTGTACTGGTACTGTAATCGCTCTTAGACGTGCCAAGACTTTTGTTGATGATGTATCCTCAGGAGAGGAAGTAGGAATTTTGTTAGATCAAACAAACTTTTATGCGGAACAAGGTGGCCAATATACGACGAAGGATTTTAGTTAAAGTGATGATGAa gACACCGAAGTTCGTATAAAAAATGTTCAAGTAAGAGGTGGCTATGTCCTGCATATTGGAACGGTAGGGCAAGGAACATTGAAAAAGAATGACAAAGTTTACTTAAACGTAGATACTACGCGAAGGAGGCTTTTAATGAGTAATCACACTGCAACTCATGTTCTAAATTATGCACTTCGAAAAGTATTGGGTACGGAAGTTGATCAGAAAGGCTCTTTAGTTGCACCCGATCGTCTTCGTTTTGATTTTACAAATAAAG GAGCAATGACTGCAGAGCAGGTGAAAAAAGTAGAAGAAATGACAAACAGCTTAGTAAAGGAAAATAGGAAAGTTTATGCTAAAGAAAGTAGCTTAGCACTAGCAAAGACTATTCAAGGTTTACGAGCTATGTTTGAAGAAACGTATCCTGATCCTGTGAGAATTGTTAGCATAGGTATACCAGTTGAAGACTTGGAAAAAGATCCTTTAGGTCCTAGCGCATTGCAGACTAGCGTAGAATTTTGTGGCGGAAC GCATTTGCATTATACAAAACATATTGAGGATTTTATCATAGCCAGTGAAGAAGCTATCGCTAAAGGTATTAGACGTATGGTAGCTCTTACTGGTCCTGAAGCAACAAAAGCTCAGAAGAAAGCAGCTGTATTGCAAAACCATTTGGAACAACTTCAAGCAACTATAGCTAATGATAAGAATGGTACCAATACTAAAGAg acgtaaaaaaaaataattgaattaacaGATGATGTCTCGCGTGCTACGATTTCAAGTTGGAAAAAa GATCATATGCGTAAAATGttaaaagatttaaaaaagatGCTTGATGATAAAGAACGTGCAGCAAAAACTGCAATTGCCAATTCAGTAGTAGATACTGTTCAACGAATAATTCAAGCAAATGTAGGATGTCCGGTATTGGTTGAAATATTGCAAGCATATAGTAACACAAAAGCTTTAGATTCTGCccttaaaaaaataaaagccATTTCTCCAGAGACAAGTGCATTACTTATAAGTGTGGATCCCGATGTTAAAAAGATTTTTGCACTTAGCGCAGTATCTAAG tCTGCCATAAACAAAGGACTGAAAGCAAACGAATGGATCCAAGAAATTGCTTCATT TGGAAGGAAAGGGGGTGGAAAAGCTGAGTCTGCTCAGGCATCGGGTACCAATATATCatgtttaacaaaattaatacatACTGCAAaaaattttgctaattcaAAACTTGGAGTTATAAGTAACAATG aaaatctGACGAATAACATCTGCAGTCAGTTAAAAGCTAGTCAAAATGCAATGTGTTCTAAAACTTCAAAAGACAAATTAATACTTTCTGGTAATATTGGAAGTATCAAATATTATCGTGCTGAAATAGTAGCGCAATATAATGATAAAGAAGTGATAATGAAGGAATGTAAGAATGACGGCACAATTTCTAATAACGTTAAATTAGAAGGAAACGGTGTTGAACTATCCGACAGCAATGCAAT CTTTTACTTAGCAAATGACCAATTAAGATGTTCAAACGATCTTTTTATGTCTAGTGAAGTTTTACAATGGGTAAGTTACGCAGATAATCATATTCTACCGGCAGTATTGGGGTGGGTTATTCCATGCATCACGAAACAGGTACCAAATAACGTGAAGGCAGGTATGAAAACATCCAAGGAAgatcttctttcttctttaaccaaattaaataatatattgctTACAAAAACTTATTTAGTTGGAGAAAGAATCAGCCTTGCAGATGTTGCTATTTTTACTGCCTTGGTACCGTTGTATGAACATTTATTTGATTCAGAATATAGGATACAATATAAGAATTTAACTAGATGGTTTCTTACTATTTTAAATCAGCCACAAGTAACTAGCATactaaaaaattttcaaatgtgtgaaaaagttgttaaacattaa
- the LOC114878341 gene encoding probable 28S ribosomal protein S25, mitochondrial: MPFMIGRAPIRRTLNYLNAGTIILKDEIQIFSINYNIRGNHHQGIKDFIFWHISQLQYKNPKVQVITFKNMTPTPFIKCYYENGNTMLIDVDDKSKDEILMHLRRVVCKSKELQKEESIKKEKKDNPANFGVGCSRSCICVVPGQIPCPAIVPLPYHMRGKYKYQKKDD; encoded by the exons ATGCCATTTATGATTGGTAGAGCACCTATACGAAgaacattaaattatttaaatgctggtacaataatattgaaagacgaaatacaaatattttctattaattacaACATACGTGGGAATCATCATCAAGGAATCAA GGATTTCATATTTTGGCATATTTCACAGCTTCAATATAAAAATCCAAAAGTGCAAGttattacttttaaaaatatgaCACCAACACCTTTCATAAAATGTTACTATG aAAATGGAAACACTATGTTAATTGATGTAGATGACAAATCCAAAGATGAAATACTAATGCATCTCAGACGTGTAGTTTGTAAATCAAAAGAACTtcagaaagaagaaagtatcaagaaggaaaagaaagataatCCTGCAAATTTTGGTGTTGGTTGTTCACGAAGCTGTATTTGTGTAGTACCTGGTCAGATACCATGTCCAGCTATAGTACCTTTACCATATCATATGCGTGGAAAATACAAATATCAAAAGAAAGATGACTAA